Genomic segment of Athene noctua chromosome 22, bAthNoc1.hap1.1, whole genome shotgun sequence:
AGTTTGTTGACCGTGCAGACTGGGCTGTGAAGTTGAGTGACTTGTTCTTTCTCTGCACACCTGAGCTGtcagtgcttgttttttctcttgaCAGAGATTCAAGCGGTCTAATTTTGTTTCCTCCCACTTTGCTTTGTGGTAAGTGACTGTATGAAATATCCTGCTTAATGTGAGTGCTCTGCTCCCCGACTTCCTCTCCTGGATTAGAGGATGAATTTGGAGAACAGCAACTTTGGACAGTTCTattaaattttgctttcatctGGCTTGGTAGATTAAGCATTTTTGTGTTGCAGAAtgcagggagagggaaaaaggATGCGAAGAGCTTAAGTGAAAAGCCTTTTAAACATCACCTTCCAGTTTTTAGaggaaaagcaattaaatatGCTTAGCTACTGGCAAATCCTGTGCCCATCCTGGGGACAACAGTCAGCAGCAATTCCCTGGTAGCTGAGAGTTATCCAGAGAATCTCTCTCGCAGAGTGTAGCTGTCACAGAGATGACTGCATACCTCAGAATTCTCCAAACAATGGACAGACAAGAGCCCCTCAGGACCTGACTTTAGAAAGGGATGCTGGAGAAGAGTCTGACTTTGCTTTCCTCTGCTTACTACGGAAAGCTGCACGTCTCCCGTAACTTGCTAACCCTGGATAATGCTCAACAGCTGCAAGCTTTTGCATGTGAGTCTGTGCTGGCAGAAGTTGTAATAACTTGAGTTCTTGTGCTGAATAGCTCCTAGGTGGCCTCCACAGAACATTTGCCTAACAAATGGGCTTTAGATCACATGATAACATGCAGCAGGCCTGCAGGCGCATCTAGATAACCGCTGCCCCTCCTTGAAAAGCACCATACTAGACTCCTTCAGCCACACTTTGATTCTGATCTGCCTTTACTTGGGCTGCTCCAACACTGAGAGTGGAAGCAGCTACAAATCTCTTGCAAAACAATCCTGACGTCCTGTCTTTGCACTCCAGATGGACAAAACCACAGTACAGTTATTATCAGGCAGCCTGGATGGGCTCATGGACCCGTCTGTAATTCTCCAcaccccctcccacacccccctcttgcttttctttcttgctctttcttcccCCATCCTGCTTCCCCATAAAAGGGGAAGAACTCTGACCCAAAGCCCAAGGCTACACCTACTGATGGTGTAGGCTCTGCAGTCCCCTCTCTGACTTGCTGGGGTATGGAAGAAGCGATGGCTTTCTGGGCCAGCGAGGTAGCTGAAGGGGATCCAAATGGCCCTGGTGCTGATGTGTTCACAGTGCTTCCTGTACTCAGCCTGGCTCtcctgggctgtgctgagagctgaatGTGGGGCCTCAGGACAGGAGCATCCCTTGTTCCTCCCGCTCTCCCCGCAAGCCCAAGTTTGTTCCCAGGTGAACAAGAAAGCGTTCAGTTCCTCGCTGCTCAAGAGTCCTCTACTGGGCTCTGGAAAGCTTCCAGGGCTTAATGTGCTGTTTCCCTTCCTCTGAAGTAGGAGATAGTGTTACTAACAGTGCTGTGTCTGTTCCCTTGTCAGACACAGAGCTCCCACTGAAGTGCTTCTGCACACTGTCTctgtcaggttttgtttttgttttttctctgctacATGCCATGTGGTCTGCTATTGGGAAGAGCAGCTGAGCAATCTCTGGAGTGCTCTAGCAAGATAGATGTGTTGTATCGGGCAAAGGGGGGGCATTCCTGAAGACTTTCTAATTTGGGGTTATTGCAGTGTTAGGTCTTTTTCTGCAATTCCTACAGCATTAAGGCCTGACTCTTCTCGAATCGGAGAGGACTGTGGATTTGGGGCTGTCTGCAGCAGCTTGGTGTAAGCTATTACACAATCAAACAGTAAGTTGGCTGTACACTGTGATACTGTCTCAGAGAAACACGGGCAAATATGTTACATCTTTGTCCTGAGTGCAAGCAGGATGATGTGAAAGGATACCCAAGTAGCCTTTGCCTGACAAATGTTAGTTTGGCTTGATTGCTTCCAATTGGGCCAGTAAATCTTGCTGACTGACAAAGACAACATAACTTTCCTGGTTGAAATCTAGCAATAAATATCCTGTGTACTGATGAATCTGTATCTGGAGCCTTGAGTGCCAGAGGATCTTGTTTAAATTGGAGTAGGCTGACTCTTTGTTAATCGTAATTAAAATCAGCAAGCAGGAAACAACAGATGCTAATCAGAGTTTAAATTTTTCTTGGAATCCCTAAGAGTTGATTCTCAGGGGTAACTATTCAGGTGTGGAGCACTTCTAGAGCTACTAGACTAAACAGAGTATTAGGGGCTTGTgcggtggtttttttgttggttttgtttgtcttgtttgtttttaaattggcTGTCACAGCACACTAACTAATGATGACTTAGCCTGGGATATGTTGGCTGTACCTACTGTCTTTAAATGAAACTGAGTAAACTGACATTCAAATACAAGCTGTGCTTCAAACAGCAGCCCCAGTGAGCTCACTTGTTCTTATGGATGCATTGCTATTATGGGCTGTACTGGCTCTGGGAGACTGCTCTGAGATTTTTGTCTTCCCAGGGGGGTTTAACCCATTTCTCCTGGGTACAGTGCCTCTTCTGCACTAGCAGGTTGGCATAAAAAAAAGTTGAGCACTAGTCTGCTGCAGAAAAACCCCATGCAGACAACTTTGGTGGtgtaggtttgggttttgttggtttgttgttttggttttttttgtcttgttttgatgtggtttttttttgttttattttgttttttgcttttaatggaGTGGAGAACAAGACATTTGACAGATGACCACAGTGAGTTTCAGGAAAGCTTATCCCTTCAGTGGGGAGTCAATAACTACTATCCGCATCCTGCAGTACTATTTCAGAGTTCTCTGGAGACAGGAGGCTTTTGATCTCTTTGATCAAAACaacttggggtgggggggaagaggagaagcACCACACATGGCTGGTGACTTGAAACGCCTGTATCTGATTGCACTGCCACCAGCTTGTCTCGGTCCTCCTCTCTGCATGTTCCTTCTAGTCACAATAGCAAAAAGAACAGACTTTTCTGCAATTTTTAGCTTTCCTAAGTGGATTTTTTAGCTTCTCTTTGTATCAGGTGAAGTAACATTCTTGAAGACCAAAGGTGTCAGCTTTATGCCTGGAAGCTGCCTCTGAGAAACTTAAACCGCTGAAGTGGGAGTCACTTGTTAACTAAGTAATTAACTAAATGGAAAACCCATTGAATTTTAAACCTGATTTGCATGCAGCAATTGTAATTTCATGCTGTTTACATCCTGGAGAATGCTTAACGCTACAGTGTTTGGAGTTTTTAATTGAACATCTTGCTTACTCACTTCAGAAGCCTCTCAATTGTTGTTGCTACATGAAACAACTCTGGCCATTTAGCAAAAGTTAGTATCTTGTTTCTGTCAGAGAGTAAAGCAATCTGACTATAAATAAATGAGCAAACCTTGAGAAGCCAGAGAACTTCTGGAGTTTATTATCAAGTAAATGATACTGTCAAACTAAAGTCCAGTGGACGGTCCAAAGCCACATAATTATTGCAGGCCTTGACATGGCAGAACTATTTCTGACTATCAATAAATGAGATAATGTGTTCTGAGCCTTTAATCTGTTGAAAACTGTCCCATTAAGCCCTATCCAAAGGAAGGAATGTCATCTGATTTTGTGCTTCTGACTtgttcctcttccttccccctccccttaaTAGCCTTAACTGCAGTTGTAGATTGTCCTCAGTGGGAGAACAGATTTTCTAAACAACCCTGGAGAGAATCCTGCAGACTATGAACTGAGATAAAAGATGTAATGCGTTATAGCTTGACAGAGGACATGAAGTCCCTAAGCATCTCCAAGTGGCAAAAAAGTACTCTTTCAAAATCAGCCCTCCTGACCCCTATTCCCAAAGGGCTCCTAAAGAAATGGATTTGCTTGAGCTGGAACATTTGGCCACGGTTGCTCAGTCCCCTAAACGTGGCTGGGAATATGTAATCCATCTGTTACATCTGGCCACGCTTCCCACTTGGCTACATGGCACAGAAACCTAAGTATTTCAGCTGGGCCTATAAATCTAATTTGGACACACTTtgtccagcagcagcaccactaTAGTACTTATTTTCTCCCAGAACTCTAGTCATTCCTCTACTGAGGAGTTGTAGACAGGTGACTGAATTATAGCTATCTAGCAGAGAGAGAACTGTCCTTGTGGACAGTTGCTGGGTATGTAATGATTTCACATGTGCTTTACCTTCAGTTACAAGAATTGAAGGTAATGAGAGTGCAGAGAAACAGAATTTCCATGGGAAAATCGCTAGGAAATCTTTTCCTGCAAACAATAATTCCAGATGGCTTTTCTTAAACATGCCTGTTGCCCTGATGTCTAGCACTAGGTGAGCTTCAGGagaattttgcttttcttacagAAGTGGGGAATGACTGGCTTGGGATGCAGTCTGAGCCCTGGGTCTGCTGTGGAACTGGCAGTGGTGGCTGCTGGAGGGAAGACCTTTGGTTACACTGCAAACTACAGAGAACTAACTCTGTAATCTGGCGTGCTGGTATCTTAACTAAGCAGGTGAAGAGTCCAGTTTCTTGAAGCAGTTGATCTTGctctcagaaaagctgctcagtgGGTTGGAAAATAAAGTGGTATCACTGCCTTCAGCCCAGTTATGAAAAGAAATGGCAGTTACAGTCCTGGAGGGGCAGATCTCAAACTGTTTTATGTAATAGCCATGGATATAGCCatatatacatatagatatatatataaaaaagataaCCCAAAGAATTTCTTCTTCCTAGGAACTCCAGCAGCTTAGCAAGCAATACAGCAATATCAAGCTTCTCCAGCTGGGTGAGTAAAGGGCTTATACAGATGTTCAACTAAGTCAGCTGAGTGCATCTTAAGAAACTGGTCTCCTTGGTGATCAGTAGCTGTACATGACCTCCAGCAGCTGAAAACCATCAGCCTCACCTTAAGATAACACTGGGGAGACATAATCTATGTCAGGCCATCTCTGAGTGCTGCCTAAATGTCCCCACTGAGACTAATGCCTTACCTTTGGTTTAGCACGCGTTGCATAGTGACAGACGGCATTAGAACCGCACAGTTCACTGTGGCTGTTCTTGGCTCCTCTGTGCAGATGTGGTTTGTGAAAACAGCATCAAGAAAGTAGTCAAGGAAGTGGAAGAAATTGTGGGAGACAAAGGTCTGAACTGCCTCATCAACAACGCTGGCATCAATGTGGTCGCTTCCTTGGAAGAAGTCACAGCAGAGACAATGCTCACCATTTATGAAACTAATACAGTTGCCCAGCTGATGGTCACCAAGGTAAGAACTGGGAAGAATACACTTTATCTATGGTACTATAAGTACTATAATATAGtactatattttatatatatatatatatatatatatattttccactAGAGAACTGGACCCAAGCATTTGTCACCTTGGAGCTGCACAGACACAGGTCTGATATCAAACCACATGCCTAGAGAGCAGCGAGATCCTTTTATCAAGGATCTTCCTCTTTATTTAAATCCATCTGGTATGCGGTTACTTCAGTGGACAGGGTGGGCTAGGAGGTGGGCAGAAGAGGCTGAAGGACCTTGTTACTTACAGCTGGCTGTTACAGAAAGGTTTCCTCTGGCCAGCTTGTCTGGGGAACCCTCACCATTCTGTGCTGGTGGCAGAGAGTTGTACCGCAAGTCTTCATAGAGCAGAACCTGAGAGTCTGATTTGCCTCGAATAGGCCAAGAGCAAGCTgaccaaattaaaacaaactcTTGTTTTCACAGGCGTTTCTACCCCTTCTGAGGAAggcagcccagctgagcacaggaaTGGGCTGCCACAGAGCGGCTATTATCAATATGTCCTCTCTTGCTGCCTCCATGCAACTCGTCCAGGCAAATGAGATGTTCCTCAAGGTCTACCCTTACAGGATAGCAAAGGTTTGTGGGCTTCCCTGGGCTCACCGGTGAGGGCAGGCTGTGTGTCAAGGACCACTCTGAGCTTAAGATGATGATGTGAGGTGTGCAGCATCTCCTTGGAGAGGCTGCCACAGGAACTGTTCTTGTTCTTCATGTGGGTGGAAATGGGATCTGTGAAAACTGTACATCTGGAGCAAGCATGCCAACTTTTTAAGAACAGGCTCGCAAATGCTCCATCGCTACGCTGATGTAGATCCATTCCAGAGGGACTTGGCATTCAGCAAGAACTGATGCCATCAAGCATGTGTCCTATCAGCTGTGTTCCTCTCCGGTCGAAGCAAGATAGCAGGCATGAAACTCAACAAAAGGTGTGCTGACCTGTACGTGGTGATGCTAGTCAGCGAGAGGTGGAGTTCTAAGTTTTGTTACATCCAGAGACTGAGTTTGTACGAATAGTCAAGATTAGACAGTTTCTCCTACACCACCTACTCATAAGCTGTTAATATGCTTGTTTTCCCTGTTCGGAAGTGAAAAACTGAATGTTTGTGTAGTGATTATTGCAGAAAAACAGAGTCCTTATGTCAATATTATTTTCCCCACAGTTCCTTCGGAGTTTCAAATGCTACTTTATCTTCCATCACAGTTTAGTTTCATCTCTGGGCAGTAAGCTTATGGCAATAGAGCTTTCACGGTGCTTCTTTAACAGGTGTCTCTGAGAAGGAAGCCCCTCACTAAGTCTGGATGAGATACTGCTCCTGCTCTTTCATTTGTCAAGAGACAGCATGGTGGAAGGGAGGTTCCAGTCAGCTTGGCTTAAGGTCTTGCTCAAGGTTTGTAAAACTAGCACACTAATAGATGGTTTCCACTCTTGTAGACTGCACTGAACATGATCACCAGGTGTCTTGCTGCAGACTTGAAATCGGATGgaattctctgtatttctttgcatCCAGGCTGGCTTCAGACAGACATGGGCGGAAATATGGTAAGAGGCATCTCTCTGAAAATGTCAAAGTATGACTCCCTTGTTGTCCCAACCCTTGAGCAAGAACCCTCTGTACAGCATACACTTCCATGTGTTGCAGAGGCACACTATGAAACATGAAAACACATCCCACTTGATTCTAGTAACTCCTGAAATGCATTTGATTCTCTTCTGTAGGATATTCCCAGTAATAATCTCCTCTTGATTTGCTCTAGGCTCCCATGCAGGTGCAAGAGGCTATCCCGGGTATTCTCTCCGTTATGGACCGTCTtggtgaaaaagaaaatggttccTTCCTGGACTGGCAGGGGGAAACTCTACCGTGGTAGAAGCACGCAGTACACTACAGAAACAGCATGTCAGTCACTATTGAACTTGTGCCACTAATGTCTTTGTCTCTAGGGTTTTCTTATAAGCTAGTTGAAATAGCCAGTCCGATATCCAGCCTCTCTCTAGGTGTATTTGGAAAGTGAGGTGGCTGACTCTTCTGCTTGGTATTGCTACTGCTCTGTTCTAATGCTTCCTGCAAATACTACTGTTCTCTTAGTGATGGGTATCTCCTGGAACCAtctaaaatagattaaaaattgcAAGTTAAATCCAGGGGCTGGTTCCTCTTCACTTCCAAAACCAAAGTGGGCCTCTCGCTCTCTGCAGAAGTAAATGACCTGACCTCAGAGTAAGGCCAGTGCAGGCCGTCAGATTCCAGTATGTTCAGTCTGCTGGAGACACGTGTCTGGAAAAGATCCTTTGGTTTCCTTCAGTCCTAACTGAGCCAAGGCTGAAATTGCCCAGCTCTAAACTACGTGAATTTGGCACTTCTGTAAATTCCTCAGCAACCTCTGAGTGTGTCCCCAGACACTTGCTTTGTTCCCAGTGGGTGACTAGCAGCCTGATACGAGGGTGGGAATGTTGTTTTGTACATAAACTTCTGAAGTGTCTTCAATAAAGTCTTGTTTAAACAAATAGTCTGTTTACTGAACTACTTCAGTTAATTTCTCTATATGTAGGTTTCTCCTCTCTGACCAGAGAACTGTATTTCTACCTTGCAGGAAGAAACTCTAACCATTACTGTTTCCTTGAGGCTAGATGGGTTTAACGTGGTGGGGTGTACCTGAAACTGAGGCAGACCCTTGTTCTGGTCTGAAATACTAAAAGCAGCTGGTGAAAAGATCTCTGTGTTCTGGCTGAGGTAGGGATAAAAGCAAAAAGTTCTTTGAAGTCTGGGATCGGCTTCAACATTGCTCCCTCATGCCAGCTGATTCAGCGCTTTCATGCTGTGCCAAGACGGTGGGTTCCTGTACCAAGGAAGAAAAGACACCCAACAGCCCGGTAAGTGGGAGAGGCTGGTGTGGCTGTTCCTGGACAGCAGCCACTGTGAGACCTGCCCTCGGCTGCAGCTGAGGGTGTGTAAGGGAGAGGTGTCTCGCTGCCTTCCGTGATCCCCGCACAGACAGGGGTGTGAAGTCTCTAACAACTGCTTCTTACACCCCGCTCCTGCGCTCAGACCTACTTTTAGTGATGAGCTGCTGTGACAGAGCAGGTGACCAACATGCAGCGCTTTCCCACGAGCTGAAAGCCATTGACGTTTCAGCTCAAACTGCGACTGTAGTATCAGCACAGACCTGATAGGTAAGGGGCAAGCTCGCTAGCTGCAACTATTTAGTTTTAACAGACTGTCAGATGCTGGGTGGGGAAAAGTTGATGTCCTGTCGGCGGTGAGGAGTGGACAGTCAGTTGTGTTGCTGATGGAAACTGTCCCTGCTCCACGAGTCAGATGAGGGGGAGCAGGAGAGACGAAACGGCTGTAGGAAAGGAAAGAGCTTGTCTGAAAAAGCCTTGCAAGTGCTTCCTCCCCTGGACGCTCCAACACAACTCGGGGTCACAACCCTGGTGTGAGGGCGCTGCTGCTCACCCCGCCAAACGGGCACCGAGGGAAACCCTCCGCACGCCCTGCCGGgcccagcaccctctccctgaCCTCGCTCCCCCGGCAGCCGCCCAAGACGGGGGAAACCGCGACCCTGggcccggctgcggggcgggaaaagccgccggggcggggagggcgggaggcggccgcgggccccccgcccggccgcgcctCACTGCGCCTGCGCGGCAGCACCGGCGGGCGCCGACCGGGGGCGCGGCCCGCCGGAAGTGCCGGGGCCGGGATGGTGAGTGatggcggccgcggggcccggtCGGGGCCGGGAGCCCCGTGTGGGGCCGTACCTCGGGAGCGGGGCGCTGGCGGGGCTTGCCGGCTCGGCTGTGGAGAGGAGGCTGCTCGCGGAGCTGCGGGCCGGCCCGCCTTGGTAGCGGCGCGTCCTTAGGCCGCGCGGCTGTTCCTCAGGGCCTGAGGGCTGTGGGcgcctttttttctgctgtgggaATAACACCTGCGCACGGAGCTGAAGTGTGCCAGTGGGCCTCGGGTTGAAATTGCCTgaaattgtcttatttttaagCCTGCAACAGCTGGAGCTTTATTAACCCCCTTTGCAACTCGGCTACACCAGTGCTTGTGGGCCAGGCCCTTAAAGCAAAACCCCACAGCCTGTTGGTAAAACGAGGAGGGTGTCTCAGCCCATCTTTTTGGGGTTTTGGATTAAATTGAGAACTTTTTAAAGTGCAGAAACAACGTTTGCCTCATTAAATAAATGTTCTTATGTTAACAGTCGTTACTGGCTCTGACGGTGACCGAAGTGAAACAACATGTTAATATCACAGCTGACTTCCCCGTTACTGAAGGCTTCACGAATTGCAGGTAAACAGATGTGAtgtagttttctgcttttttttttttttttttttttcctggggtagTTAGGCTCCCAGGAATTTCTTCACCAGCAGCAGTGGAAGTGGTGAGGCTGTTGATTTAGTAGTTATCGAATGTTACTATGTTTTACTCTGTCAGTGTTGTGTAGCCTGGTTTGACCTCTTTTAAGCTTAGGAGGAGATTCCTTTGCAGCAGAAAAGTGTAGTACATTGAACAGTTATTAGCCATTCCCAATTGTACTTAcacaataaaatacataattttagtAGATGGCATTACAGCAAcatgattaaattaaaatttaaagataCGTTCTTGCTTCCTGGTGGGAATATAACTTTTGTAAGCAGCTTCCTTTTTAGATCATTCTGGCCACAGTTGTCTGGTGGTTTGAAAGCTGGGCAGAGCTTTTCTTAAGATACTGTTTGAAAATTCTGCCTTTTAAGtgaaattcttttcttttcaaaggcCGCCTTTTGCCAAGGTCAGTGTCTTCCTTTCTTTGCCATCATTCTACATCTGCACACTATAGCACGCAGCCACCTAACAAGAGTGGAGCCCAGCCTCAGCGGTGGTATGCTCTGGACCCTGAACTGGAAGAGATGCTGATCCCCAGAAAACTTTCCATCAGCCCCTTAGAAAGCTGGCTGACAGTTAGATACTTCCTCCCTAAAGCAGAAGTCGTTAATGCTGAGGAAGAAGTGGGCTATGAACCCCTCCAGCAGTATGACTGTCCCCCATCTGATGAAGGAGCTGATGTGGAGGAAGGAGACGGAACACTTAGCAACAAGATTCAGTGTAAGAACGTTCTGAAGATTCGCAGAAGGAAAATGAATCGGCACAAGTTCAAAAAGCTGCTGAAGCGGAGGAAGTTTATACGGAGGAGGATAAAGGAAGGTCGCAAGAAGAAACGTCAGGTATGCTCAGGGTAGAGAGAACTTCTTGACATAATAGTGTCCACTTCTCAAACTGCCTCTGTTCAGGTATCAGATTATGTTTTTAGGTGGAATTGATTTGGGGAAACTTGGAGAGCCTTAATGAATTCAGTATTTACTGGTTCAGtagctttttctgttttgtgtgtgACCTGTACGTCTTCAGAAGTTGGAATTTAGAAAATTTCTGTGGCTGTAAACATATATGTGTGGTAGTTACTAGATGTAATTTTTGTTGTATGATCAGTAACTTAAAAATATATGGCTTATGGAGTATTTTAGCATTTGTGCAGAAGATTAAATCACGTGTCTGTGTTCTGTCAGGGAGACGAGTTTTAATTTCTTCCCTCAAgtgcttcctcttctctttttctgtgcagaagcctTTTAGTTCCCCTGATAGAAGGGGTGAGGGAAGCTGTGGGTCGAATTGTAGATGTTCTCATTCAACACTGCTTTCCAATAGTCCCTTAGGTTTGCTGTGATGTAGTTTAGTTCATTCGCTGGTAATTTTCACCTTGCCTAGGTGCAAATTGGGGTTAATTGTAATTCCGTTTCTTTGAGTTTGTAGGAAGCAGTGTTGAACACTTTATGATGAGGAAATCTTCTTAattttcttacagttttgttttccacCTTCTCAGTTTTCCTCGCACAGGACTCTTAAAATAATGCTACCAAGATCCTTGTgcatttgaatatattttctgtaGTAAGGCTATTCTGACCTGTGTAACAAGCTGCCTGcttaaaagcatttctttcctttgtatGTGTTGTACCTAGATTCTCCTTGGGACACGTGGGCAGCGGCTGAATACTTGAGTGTTGCTTCTGAgttatgttactttttttttttttttttttcccttttagatAAAATTTGAGAAAGATTTGGAGCGCATCTGGAAAAGAGCTGGTTTGAAAAATCCTCCTGCGGGATGGCAAACACCCCCGATATTTCTGAAAAGTTCAAAGCGATAAAAACACTTGTAATGAGTTTTAACCTgtaattgtaattaaaaaatatttaagtacgCAGATTGCTTTTAACCTTTTTCTGAGTGTGATGAAATTAGTAGGAGGAAATTTTCAGTCTTGGTGAGCAGTTTTCCAATGGTAAGATATTATACCTGACAGCGATGTGCTTTTCCTCCTCCAAAGAATGGTGTGAGCCCTTTGTATAGTGACTCGGCCCTGCTGTGTgcggtgctgtgctgctgcccccACCTGTCTGGCTTAGACTAGAGCTGAATTTCTGAAGTTGCTGTTTAAGGTTAGACTGAACCATGTACTATAACAATCGGTCGTGGGAGATGGGATAACTGAAAGAATTCTTCTGGTTGTAAGTGTATAGAAGACACAAGTATTTTGAAAAGTTCTTTTCAAAATCTCATTATTTCTTGGCCTTATTATAAAAGGACTGGTGTTGACTAAGAGTTATTGTGAGATACAAATTGAAGCAGAAGAGTTGTTGTGAAATAGGAATTGCATCAGAATTTCACAGAATATATCTGCAGAAGCTTTAATTTTCACTTCTCTGAAGCCGTGGTGTCATGTGGCTTTAAGGATGTATGAGCATCCTTAaaaggtgtttttgtttgttctgttcgGTGCtaataaaaattgttatttttttctatggTTGACCCCGTCCTACAGAACATCCAGATATTGGTATCAGTAAAAGTACAGAGCTAATTGTTCATTAACTACAGAACCTGTTTTGTGCCTGAGACAACCTTGTAATCAGCTGGTTTTACATGATTGAAGAGAGTCATGAAAGCTgtgaaaaatacaaatgtttattttaaacccTGACCAGAGGACTTTATGTCTGGGTTCTGTTTTGGGGTCTGCTTCAGATTTTTTCTGCCTGAGGCAGTTAACTTCTGTGCAATGTCGTTCTTCCCTGTTTATCCAGCAGATAGATGGAATGGAGTCACTGCTGAGAAAAAGGTGGGAAAAAGAATGAGCTCTCTTAGGCTCGTCGTTCTACCAGAAAATGCGTTCCCCTTTATCTGCCAGGAGCAGGACActtgaaagggaaggaaaaaaatcatccGTAGAACTCATTGCTACTAGGTACAGTGTCATGTTGCTGCAGGAGGGACAGGTGACTCCTCACACACAGTGAACATGTGCCAGGGTCTGTGTGTGGCTCTGCTGCTCTCGTCACCAGATGGCAGTAAATTCAAAGCCTCTGGAACTTCTCAGCCATTAATGTAGAAGCTAGCTGGAGCTTTATGTTGGAATTTTAAGGAAAGGGTACACTCACATTTAAAAGTTGATTAATCTTGCAAGAGAATTGTTGGCATTCTGAGAACTGTATTGAATTCCTGTAGAAGCATGTGGTTAGCATGTTTTTATAGTTATTTTTTCCAAACCAGATGTTAACAGTAGGCAACCTCgattaaaaaacttaaaaagatGTTCTGTCTTTTCGTGCTTTAAATAGGCAGCAGTTGCTTTTAACTGAGACCAGTAGGACTCTTTCATTAGGCCCACTGTCAGGATTTCAACGAAGAGGAGGGTGTCTAGCCATGAGCCTTACTTTCTGAGTAAGAGAAGATTGAGTTAATTCTGGTTTACAAGTTTGTTAAATATGCAGAGTGCATCTAGGCATTTCTAAAGTATCAATCCGCATTCCCTGTGCAAAGATGCATAGATAAAAGGTTGGAGCCTGAGAGGATTAGCACCTTTGAAGCCAGGTCTGTGTCTTTTTCCCCAGTCACAGTTGTTTTAAGAGCCTTTATGCCAGCATTGTTGTTCTGTCAGCCCTATAGATTCTCTTACTAACTCTTAGTCCAAGCTTGCTGTTTTTCTGTCTGGGGAAAAATGATGATCAGTTTGCACATTTCCAGGAGATTGCTGGCTGCTGAAGAGTTGGGATGCCTTTGGAATTACACAGAACAAAAGACTTTTAACAAAGACAGCAGTAGCATGCCCTGTTCACTTAGCAGTGCTGTACCTCTGATTCCAGTTTTGATGTTTATTCTTC
This window contains:
- the LOC141969253 gene encoding C-signal-like, whose product is MAQPRCRSVLITGCSRGIGLGLVRGLAAASPSPDFVFATCRYPEKAQELQQLSKQYSNIKLLQLDVVCENSIKKVVKEVEEIVGDKGLNCLINNAGINVVASLEEVTAETMLTIYETNTVAQLMVTKAFLPLLRKAAQLSTGMGCHRAAIINMSSLAASMQLVQANEMFLKVYPYRIAKTALNMITRCLAADLKSDGILCISLHPGWLQTDMGGNMAPMQVQEAIPGILSVMDRLGEKENGSFLDWQGETLPW
- the AURKAIP1 gene encoding small ribosomal subunit protein mS38, with amino-acid sequence MLISQLTSPLLKASRIAGRLLPRSVSSFLCHHSTSAHYSTQPPNKSGAQPQRWYALDPELEEMLIPRKLSISPLESWLTVRYFLPKAEVVNAEEEVGYEPLQQYDCPPSDEGADVEEGDGTLSNKIQCKNVLKIRRRKMNRHKFKKLLKRRKFIRRRIKEGRKKKRQIKFEKDLERIWKRAGLKNPPAGWQTPPIFLKSSKR